Proteins from a single region of Dasypus novemcinctus isolate mDasNov1 chromosome 16, mDasNov1.1.hap2, whole genome shotgun sequence:
- the LOC101443221 gene encoding mitochondrial import receptor subunit TOM22 homolog — MAAPTPAAGPGAPLSPDELLPKGDAEKTEEELEEDDDEELDETLSERLLWGLTEMFPERVRTAAGATFDLSLFVAQKMYRFSRAALWIGTTSFMILVLPVVFETEKLQMEQQQQLQQRQILLGPNTGLSGGMPGALPSLPGKI, encoded by the exons ATGGCTGCTCCCACCCCTGCTGCCGGCCCTGGGGCGCCGCTGTCCCCGGACGAATTACTTCCGAAGGGCGATGCcgaaaaaactgaagaggagctGGAAGAGGACGATGACGAAGAGCTAGATGAGACCCTGTCGGAGAGACT ACTGTGGGGTCTGACGGAGATGTTCCCGGAGAGGGTTCGGACCGCAGCTGGAGCCACTTTTGATCTCTCCCTCTTTGTGGCTCAAAAAATGTACAGGTTTTCCAGGGCAGCCTTGTGGATTGGAACCACTTCCTTTATGATTCTGGTTCTTCCTGTTGTTTTTGAGACTGAGAAGTTGCAAATGGAGCAACAACAGCAGTTGCAGCAGCGGCAGATACTTCTAGGGCCCAACACAGGTCTGTCAGGAGGAATGCCAGGGGCTCTACCTTCACTTCCTGGAAAGATCTAG